In one Candidatus Nealsonbacteria bacterium genomic region, the following are encoded:
- a CDS encoding DEAD/DEAH box helicase: MKLSREATDRVLIVSLIPYFLNKGNFWFEENFSKILAARKTQSFFESNTLFLEKGQTLNLSQFLRKLDEMGYEKVLKIEYPGEFSQRGGLVEVFPLNSNQALLFEFFGNKIENIEKLEVVIEDEKKSKEILKKKLKSQKIFSDLKGIKPGDCLVHLDHGIGIYEQQSTVTLSVNGESDNKQYYVLKYAQEDRLYVPLGLERKLSRYIGFGKPQIARLGSSLWQKTKRKIKAETEKLAKELLDIAASREITTRSPYLPEDEIDLQLASDFQYLETPDQNEAIEEIKKDLENNRPMDRILCGDVGFGKTEVAIRAMIKVVKSGYQAVMICPTTILAYQHFHNFRKRLKNLPVKIRLLSRLQTKKEQKKIVEELNAGKVDFVVGTHRLLSKDVTPHPSQKGGGLGLLIIDDEHRFGVKQKEKFKKIRANLDILSLSATPIPRTLYLALSSLKKISLITTPPPGRLPIKTFIVHFKKKIIKQAIEKEISRGGQVYFLFNRIQAIEKMREFLEKLLPKVKIGIAHGKLAEKELIKTIQDFQQKKIDVLVTTTIIENGIDLPNVNTLIVADGTKLGLAQAYQIRGRVGRSHIQAFAYFLYSKRISSLARERLQALKEAEALGSGYQVALKDLEIRGTGNILGKEQSGNINQVGLNLYCQMLSEAVEKLRK; encoded by the coding sequence AATTTTTAAGAAAGTTGGATGAAATGGGCTATGAGAAAGTATTGAAAATTGAATATCCGGGAGAATTCTCCCAACGAGGAGGTTTGGTTGAGGTTTTTCCTCTAAATTCAAATCAAGCTCTATTGTTTGAGTTTTTTGGTAATAAAATTGAGAATATTGAAAAATTAGAAGTAGTAATCGAAGATGAGAAAAAATCAAAAGAGATTTTGAAAAAAAAGCTAAAATCTCAAAAAATATTTTCTGATTTAAAAGGAATTAAACCCGGAGATTGTTTAGTTCATCTAGATCATGGTATTGGCATTTATGAACAACAGTCAACTGTCACGCTGTCTGTCAACGGAGAATCAGATAATAAGCAATATTATGTACTAAAATACGCTCAGGAAGATAGGTTATATGTTCCCTTGGGCCTAGAAAGAAAACTTTCACGTTATATTGGTTTTGGGAAACCGCAAATTGCTCGATTAGGTAGTTCACTCTGGCAGAAAACAAAAAGAAAGATAAAAGCAGAAACTGAGAAATTGGCTAAAGAGCTTTTAGACATTGCGGCCAGCAGAGAGATAACCACTCGCTCTCCTTACTTACCAGAAGACGAAATAGACCTTCAGTTAGCTTCTGATTTTCAGTACCTTGAGACTCCCGACCAAAATGAAGCGATCGAAGAAATAAAAAAAGATTTAGAAAATAATCGGCCAATGGATAGAATCTTGTGTGGCGATGTTGGTTTTGGTAAAACAGAAGTGGCAATAAGGGCAATGATAAAAGTGGTGAAATCCGGCTACCAGGCAGTAATGATCTGTCCAACCACTATTTTGGCTTATCAGCATTTCCATAATTTTAGAAAAAGATTAAAAAATCTTCCCGTAAAAATTAGATTGCTTTCTCGCCTTCAAACAAAAAAAGAACAAAAAAAAATTGTTGAAGAATTAAATGCCGGTAAAGTTGATTTTGTTGTTGGCACCCATCGATTATTATCAAAAGATGTTACCCCCCACCCCTCTCAAAAAGGTGGAGGGCTGGGGCTTTTAATTATTGATGATGAACACCGATTTGGGGTTAAACAAAAAGAAAAATTTAAAAAAATCAGGGCTAATCTTGATATATTATCACTTTCTGCAACTCCAATTCCCAGAACCCTTTATTTGGCTCTCTCATCCCTGAAAAAAATAAGTTTAATTACAACACCTCCTCCCGGCAGGCTCCCGATTAAAACTTTTATTGTCCATTTCAAGAAAAAAATAATCAAACAGGCTATTGAAAAGGAAATTTCCAGAGGAGGACAGGTCTATTTTCTTTTTAATCGAATTCAAGCAATTGAAAAAATGCGGGAATTTTTAGAGAAATTATTGCCTAAGGTTAAAATTGGAATCGCCCATGGAAAATTGGCAGAAAAAGAACTAATTAAAACAATACAAGATTTCCAACAAAAAAAGATCGATGTTTTAGTTACAACGACAATAATTGAAAATGGAATTGATCTACCCAATGTTAATACTTTAATTGTCGCAGACGGCACAAAACTCGGGCTAGCCCAAGCCTATCAAATAAGGGGAAGGGTTGGCAGGTCTCATATTCAGGCTTTTGCTTATTTTCTATACTCTAAAAGAATCTCCTCTTTGGCCAGAGAAAGGCTTCAGGCCCTAAAAGAAGCCGAAGCCTTGGGTTCTGGCTATCAAGTTGCTTTAAAAGATTTGGAAATCAGAGGAACGGGGAATATTTTGGGAAAAGAACAATCTGGCAATATAAATCAAGTAGGACTGAACCTCTATTGCCAAATGCTCTCTGAAGCTGTTGAGAAATTAAGAAAATAA
- the dprA gene encoding DNA-protecting protein DprA produces the protein MEEIKEININNKDYPELLKKIKNPPKVLYVKGNIFPDEPCFAIVGTRRFSSYGKQVALGIAGDLAEAGLIIVSGLAPGIDTFVHQATVERRTQTIAVLGTGIDEKSIYPQSNLRLAQKIIEKGGALISEYRPGTRGTQFTFPQRNRIIAGLSLGVLVVEAKEKSGALITAHYALEQGRKVFAIPGSIYSSNSRGSHNLIKKGAKLIENANDILRELNLPIKKKAKTTTGKTKEENLVLEALREESLYVDKVIEKTKLQASVVSSTLSTLEIKGKIRNLGGSIYAISNS, from the coding sequence ATGGAAGAAATAAAAGAGATTAATATTAATAATAAAGATTATCCAGAACTTCTTAAAAAAATTAAGAATCCGCCAAAGGTTCTTTATGTTAAAGGAAATATTTTTCCAGATGAGCCCTGCTTTGCTATTGTTGGAACAAGAAGATTTTCTTCTTACGGAAAACAGGTAGCCCTGGGAATTGCCGGCGATTTAGCTGAGGCCGGTTTAATTATTGTTTCAGGATTAGCACCCGGCATTGACACTTTTGTCCATCAGGCAACAGTTGAACGGAGAACACAAACAATTGCTGTTTTAGGAACGGGCATTGATGAAAAAAGCATTTATCCTCAATCAAATCTGAGGTTGGCCCAAAAAATTATTGAAAAAGGTGGAGCTTTAATTTCTGAATACAGACCTGGTACTCGAGGGACTCAATTTACTTTTCCCCAAAGAAACAGAATTATTGCCGGACTCTCTTTGGGAGTTTTGGTGGTTGAGGCTAAAGAAAAGTCAGGGGCTTTAATTACTGCTCACTATGCTCTCGAGCAGGGCCGAAAAGTCTTTGCTATTCCTGGTTCAATTTATTCTTCTAATTCTCGAGGTTCCCACAATTTAATAAAGAAGGGAGCAAAATTAATTGAGAATGCTAACGATATTTTAAGAGAATTAAATTTACCCATTAAAAAGAAGGCTAAAACAACAACGGGAAAAACCAAAGAGGAAAATCTAGTTTTAGAAGCATTAAGAGAAGAGTCTTTATATGTTGACAAAGTTATCGAAAAAACAAAATTACAAGCATCTGTCGTTTCCAGCACTCTCTCGACATTGGAAATAAAAGGAAAAATAAGAAACTTGGGAGGAAGCATATATGCAATTAGTAATAGTTGA
- the topA gene encoding type I DNA topoisomerase, protein MQLVIVESPIKSRTIQQFLGRNYKVLSSYGHVRDLPKSKLGIDIENDFKPSYIIIPKTRKITQLLKKEAKKATSVILATDEDREGESIAWHLVQLLNLNGLKPYQRIVFHEITKRAIEKALKNPRKIDMNLVNAQQARRILDRIVGYKLSPFLWDKVARGLSAGRVQSVAVRLIVEREREIQKFTPKEYWSIEALLKKNKNTKVEFKASLIKKNGKTIPKLAIAAKKEADKIIEDLKGAEYKVIDIEKKEVKRNPLPPFTTSTLQQEIYRKLRFSARKTMFIAQRLYEKGHITYHRTDSLNLSEQSLLAVKKFIIGNYGKKYWAGFLKKYKAKGKTQEAHEAIRPTYPENTPEKLKIEAKPDAGAKPSTRAEHGAGPAPNRNKVSGAGLDDDQFKLYDLIWRRFIACQMNQAIFDSTTIDISAKTYLFRATGQILKFEGFLKIYPIKFEENELPLLKKNEALKLINLISSQHFTQAPPRYTEATLIKTLEEKGIGRPSTYAPTLATIQGRNYIEKDANRRFQPTRIGFIVNDLLVKNFPKIVSIDFTATMEDDLDKIAQAKVGWVTIIKEFYTPFNENLEKKRQKVSKKESIAELTNEICPDCGANLLIRISRFGEFYTCSNFPKCRYKKDIPKSLDIKCPKCKKGEMVERRTKNKKIFYGCSLWPDCDFASWEKPIGKNCPKCESILVITKWKKIRCFNKDCKPR, encoded by the coding sequence ATGCAATTAGTAATAGTTGAATCACCAATTAAATCTCGAACTATCCAGCAATTTTTAGGCCGAAATTACAAGGTCTTATCTTCTTATGGCCATGTTAGAGATCTGCCAAAAAGTAAACTTGGGATAGATATAGAAAACGATTTTAAGCCAAGCTACATAATCATTCCAAAAACCAGAAAAATAACTCAGTTATTAAAAAAAGAAGCTAAAAAAGCAACATCTGTAATTTTAGCTACTGACGAAGATAGAGAAGGAGAATCCATTGCTTGGCATCTTGTCCAGTTGCTTAATCTGAATGGTTTAAAGCCTTATCAAAGAATAGTTTTCCACGAAATTACAAAAAGAGCAATTGAGAAGGCTTTAAAAAATCCAAGAAAAATTGACATGAATTTAGTTAATGCCCAACAAGCCAGAAGAATTTTAGATCGCATTGTTGGCTATAAATTATCACCTTTTTTATGGGATAAAGTGGCTAGGGGGCTATCGGCAGGAAGAGTCCAGTCGGTAGCAGTAAGATTGATAGTTGAAAGAGAAAGAGAAATTCAGAAATTTACTCCCAAAGAATATTGGAGCATTGAGGCATTACTTAAAAAAAATAAAAATACAAAGGTAGAATTTAAGGCTTCGCTAATTAAGAAAAATGGAAAAACTATTCCAAAGCTTGCAATTGCAGCCAAAAAAGAAGCTGATAAAATTATCGAAGATCTAAAAGGGGCTGAATATAAGGTAATTGATATTGAAAAAAAAGAAGTAAAAAGAAATCCTCTTCCTCCATTTACAACAAGTACTTTGCAGCAAGAGATTTATCGAAAATTAAGATTCTCGGCAAGAAAAACCATGTTTATTGCCCAGCGGCTTTATGAAAAAGGGCATATTACCTATCACCGAACCGATTCTCTTAACCTTTCTGAACAATCTTTATTGGCGGTTAAAAAATTCATTATCGGAAATTACGGTAAAAAATATTGGGCAGGTTTTCTGAAAAAGTATAAGGCTAAAGGTAAGACTCAAGAAGCCCATGAGGCCATTAGGCCAACTTATCCTGAAAATACTCCAGAAAAACTGAAAATAGAGGCAAAACCCGACGCCGGAGCGAAGCCCAGCACCAGAGCCGAGCACGGTGCCGGACCAGCCCCGAACCGAAACAAAGTTTCTGGTGCGGGGTTAGACGACGACCAGTTCAAACTTTATGATTTAATCTGGCGAAGATTTATTGCTTGCCAGATGAATCAAGCCATTTTCGACTCGACTACTATTGATATTTCAGCTAAAACATATCTCTTTCGGGCCACTGGCCAAATTTTAAAATTCGAAGGTTTTTTAAAAATATATCCCATTAAATTTGAAGAAAACGAACTACCATTATTGAAAAAAAATGAAGCCTTAAAGCTTATAAATCTCATATCTTCTCAGCATTTCACTCAGGCTCCCCCCAGATATACCGAAGCAACTTTAATTAAGACCCTGGAAGAAAAAGGGATTGGCCGGCCTTCAACCTATGCCCCGACATTAGCTACAATCCAAGGAAGAAATTACATTGAAAAAGATGCAAATAGACGGTTTCAACCAACCAGAATTGGTTTTATAGTAAACGATCTTCTGGTTAAAAATTTTCCGAAGATTGTTAGTATTGATTTCACGGCCACGATGGAGGACGATTTAGATAAAATTGCTCAGGCAAAAGTAGGGTGGGTCACAATTATAAAAGAATTTTATACTCCTTTTAATGAAAACTTAGAAAAAAAGCGTCAAAAAGTTTCAAAAAAAGAATCAATTGCAGAACTAACTAACGAAATTTGCCCAGATTGTGGAGCCAATTTATTAATTAGGATAAGCAGATTTGGAGAGTTTTATACTTGCTCCAATTTTCCAAAGTGTCGATACAAAAAAGATATCCCTAAATCTTTAGATATTAAATGTCCAAAATGTAAGAAAGGAGAAATGGTTGAAAGAAGGACAAAAAATAAGAAGATTTTCTATGGGTGCTCTCTCTGGCCGGACTGTGATTTTGCCTCTTGGGAAAAACCGATTGGAAAAAATTGTCCAAAGTGTGAATCAATCCTAGTTATCACTAAATGGAAAAAGATAAGGTGTTTTAATAAAGACTGTAAACCCCGTTAG
- a CDS encoding bifunctional (p)ppGpp synthetase/guanosine-3',5'-bis(diphosphate) 3'-pyrophosphohydrolase — translation MLNILKQIKQKSDDPVLIEKAFNFARNAHQGQKRFSGDDYIIHPLKVALILAGRNLDSKTIAAALLHDVPDDTSASLDEIEKEFGKEVAFLVDGVSKLSRLRYPKVYNLPPISIFSVSPQVENLRKMFFAMAEDLRVILIKLADRLHNMETLKYMPKEKQKRFALETLEIFAPIADRLGMGEIKVQLADLAFPYLYRKEYEWLIKNVKEKYEKREGYLKKVEPIIKKILEKEGITPLNIHSRVKSYWSLYQKLLKHGMDFERIYDLVALRIIVKDLDSCYKTLGIIHKHFKPLIGRIQDFIALPKPNGYQSLHTTCFCLEGKLTELQIRTPKMHNRAENGICAHWAYKEKVDLKAQQNKYIWIQQLKDWQQKIHRTKEFFERLKIDFFKSRIFVFTPKGDVINLPEGACAIDFAYHIHTEIGNHCAGAKVNGKITQVSAPLKNGDVVEILVDKNKKPSRNWLRFVKTNLAYSHIKKEFKNGFLESIRERFLPKRITRQIFKKPKLFVKPGIKKPPQIILIGGETGISFALAKCCDPRSGDNIKAIIAKTKNASVHKISCKNLKKAQLQHPQKIIEASWKRP, via the coding sequence ATGCTGAATATCTTGAAACAAATTAAACAAAAAAGCGATGACCCGGTTTTGATTGAAAAGGCTTTTAATTTTGCAAGAAATGCCCACCAGGGACAAAAAAGATTTTCTGGTGATGATTATATTATTCATCCTTTAAAGGTGGCTTTAATTTTAGCCGGTAGAAACCTTGATTCCAAAACTATTGCTGCAGCTTTATTGCATGATGTACCCGACGATACCTCGGCGTCTTTGGATGAAATCGAAAAAGAATTTGGCAAAGAAGTTGCTTTTCTGGTTGACGGAGTAAGTAAATTAAGCAGGCTTCGTTATCCTAAAGTGTATAATCTTCCCCCTATCTCTATCTTTTCTGTTAGTCCTCAAGTAGAGAACCTAAGAAAAATGTTTTTTGCTATGGCTGAAGATTTAAGGGTGATTTTGATAAAACTGGCTGATCGTCTTCATAATATGGAAACATTAAAATATATGCCTAAAGAAAAACAGAAAAGATTTGCCTTAGAAACTTTAGAAATTTTCGCTCCAATAGCTGACAGATTAGGAATGGGCGAAATAAAAGTCCAGCTTGCAGACCTGGCTTTTCCTTATCTTTATCGTAAAGAGTACGAATGGTTAATAAAAAATGTAAAAGAAAAATATGAAAAAAGAGAGGGTTATTTGAAAAAAGTAGAGCCAATTATTAAAAAAATCTTAGAGAAAGAGGGAATAACTCCTTTAAATATCCACTCTCGAGTTAAATCATACTGGAGTCTTTATCAGAAGCTTTTAAAGCATGGCATGGATTTTGAAAGAATTTATGATCTAGTAGCTTTAAGAATTATTGTAAAAGATTTAGATTCTTGTTATAAGACCTTGGGAATTATACATAAACATTTCAAACCGCTTATAGGCAGAATTCAGGACTTTATTGCTCTTCCCAAGCCAAATGGCTATCAAAGCCTTCATACTACTTGCTTCTGTTTGGAGGGAAAACTAACTGAGCTTCAGATTAGAACTCCAAAAATGCATAATCGGGCCGAAAATGGAATTTGTGCTCATTGGGCTTATAAAGAAAAAGTAGATCTAAAGGCTCAACAAAATAAATATATTTGGATTCAACAATTAAAAGACTGGCAACAAAAAATTCACAGAACAAAAGAGTTTTTTGAAAGATTGAAAATTGATTTTTTTAAAAGTAGAATTTTTGTCTTCACGCCCAAGGGAGATGTGATCAATCTTCCCGAAGGAGCTTGCGCTATCGATTTTGCCTACCATATTCATACTGAAATCGGAAACCATTGTGCCGGAGCGAAAGTCAACGGAAAGATAACTCAAGTATCAGCTCCGTTGAAAAATGGAGATGTGGTGGAAATTCTGGTTGATAAAAATAAAAAACCAAGCCGAAATTGGTTAAGATTCGTTAAAACCAATTTAGCCTACTCTCATATCAAAAAAGAGTTTAAAAATGGCTTCTTGGAATCTATTAGAGAGAGGTTTTTACCAAAAAGAATAACAAGACAAATATTTAAAAAGCCAAAGTTATTCGTTAAGCCCGGAATAAAAAAACCCCCTCAAATTATCTTAATCGGCGGGGAAACCGGTATTTCTTTTGCTCTCGCCAAATGTTGTGATCCTCGATCAGGAGATAACATCAAGGCTATCATTGCAAAAACTAAAAATGCCTCTGTTCACAAAATTTCCTGTAAAAACTTAAAGAAGGCTCAATTACAACATCCTCAAAAAATTATTGAAGCTTCTTGGAAAAGACCCTAG
- a CDS encoding phosphatase PAP2 family protein — translation MDLFIFQQINQFALRWFWLDVLTIFFAKYFGYILVFLLLLFLVKNFKKYRQMVTLSFLSAILARFIIVDTIRLFWERPRPFVDNHINLLLDRLNQSAFPSGHAAFFFAIATIIYFYNKKAGLLFFMASFLITIPRIFTGVHWSSDILAGAIVGILSALLIILSFRKFSLIVKK, via the coding sequence TTGGATTTATTTATTTTTCAACAAATTAATCAATTTGCTTTACGATGGTTTTGGTTGGACGTTTTGACTATTTTTTTCGCCAAATACTTTGGTTATATTTTAGTTTTTTTATTACTTTTATTTTTAGTTAAAAATTTTAAAAAATATCGTCAGATGGTAACCTTGTCCTTTTTATCCGCGATTTTGGCAAGGTTCATTATTGTAGATACTATTCGTTTGTTTTGGGAAAGACCAAGACCATTTGTTGACAATCATATTAATTTACTTTTAGACCGTCTGAATCAATCCGCCTTTCCTTCGGGCCATGCTGCCTTCTTTTTTGCCATTGCTACAATTATCTATTTTTATAACAAAAAGGCCGGCCTTCTGTTCTTTATGGCCAGCTTTTTAATTACTATTCCTCGGATTTTCACCGGAGTTCATTGGTCATCAGATATTTTGGCTGGGGCAATCGTTGGTATCCTCTCAGCTCTTTTGATTATTCTTTCTTTTCGGAAATTTTCTTTAATTGTAAAGAAATAA
- a CDS encoding peptidoglycan-binding protein — MFQNTKYTLLAVILWVGFFFAFPVWAAGNTTGYAWGENAGWINFNPSQGEGVTVTNSAVAGYAWGENVGWINLNPTYGGVTNDGQGNLSGYAWGENVGWINFNPTGSQVIIDGSTGDFSGYAWGENVGWISFSCANCNINTSWRKTVVVTGGGGVISPPVSTTGQGNVYQNLGGEVRKTFESGELAKVVFPSYSIKGTVVVKIEPKDKVEAIKTNPLPKNTKIVGDLVADFTALSGGEELEKFEGVVAITFTYTDAKVKEVGVDEKTLKIYWWDKTTKSWKPLKSEVNTLTNTVTAQTIHFTLFALMGEIKEKPIVEMTVEELKQKIAEISEKINQLKVQLQQLLEKEVTEEIPTNYRFTINLKYDQTNDDVRYLQIFLKAQGPEIYPEGIVSGWFGPLTKKAVIRFQEKYAEDILAPWGLTEGTGFVGSTTRAKINDILGR, encoded by the coding sequence ATGTTCCAAAATACAAAATATACTCTCCTTGCCGTCATTTTATGGGTAGGATTTTTCTTCGCCTTTCCAGTTTGGGCTGCCGGAAACACCACGGGTTACGCTTGGGGAGAAAACGCGGGCTGGATCAACTTTAATCCCAGCCAGGGCGAGGGGGTAACGGTAACAAATAGCGCAGTTGCTGGCTATGCCTGGGGAGAAAATGTTGGTTGGATTAATCTCAACCCTACTTATGGCGGGGTAACCAATGACGGTCAGGGTAATCTTTCAGGATATGCCTGGGGCGAGAATGTTGGTTGGATAAATTTCAATCCCACTGGTTCTCAGGTAATTATTGATGGTTCAACCGGTGATTTTTCAGGTTATGCCTGGGGAGAAAATGTGGGCTGGATTAGTTTTAGTTGTGCTAATTGCAATATTAATACAAGCTGGAGAAAAACAGTTGTTGTTACTGGTGGTGGTGGAGTTATTTCTCCACCAGTCAGCACTACCGGTCAAGGTAATGTTTATCAAAATTTAGGAGGAGAGGTTAGAAAAACCTTTGAATCTGGAGAGTTAGCTAAAGTAGTTTTTCCTTCCTACAGCATTAAGGGAACAGTGGTAGTTAAAATTGAGCCAAAAGATAAAGTTGAGGCAATTAAAACCAATCCCTTACCTAAAAATACTAAAATAGTTGGTGACTTAGTAGCTGATTTTACAGCTCTTTCTGGAGGAGAAGAATTAGAAAAATTTGAGGGAGTAGTGGCGATTACTTTTACCTATACAGATGCAAAAGTAAAAGAAGTCGGGGTTGATGAAAAGACTCTCAAGATTTACTGGTGGGATAAAACTACTAAAAGCTGGAAACCATTGAAAAGCGAAGTTAACACATTAACTAACACTGTCACTGCCCAGACCATCCACTTTACTTTGTTTGCCCTAATGGGAGAGATAAAAGAAAAACCAATTGTTGAGATGACCGTTGAGGAACTTAAACAAAAGATTGCTGAAATTTCAGAAAAGATTAACCAATTAAAAGTTCAGCTTCAACAACTTTTGGAAAAGGAGGTCACTGAAGAAATCCCAACTAATTACAGATTCACCATTAATCTTAAATATGACCAGACAAATGATGACGTCAGATACTTACAGATCTTCTTAAAAGCCCAAGGTCCTGAGATTTATCCTGAAGGCATAGTGTCTGGTTGGTTTGGTCCTTTAACTAAGAAGGCAGTAATTCGCTTTCAGGAAAAATATGCTGAAGATATCTTAGCTCCTTGGGGATTAACGGAAGGTACTGGTTTTGTTGGTTCAACTACCCGAGCTAAGATTAACGATATTTTAGGTCGGTAA
- a CDS encoding DUF1566 domain-containing protein produces the protein MNRFRTIFLSFVTIIISVAIVFVIVKAGNLEPSASPAATMYTLSNIYTRLTTNATSTEGDHSFSPSVSPASSMYTLTQIYEAIPTIDAAKVLSGTSYLGVAGTMTNVGQQIITPTTTNQTITLGYHDGTGYAEGDADLTVGKIKSGVDLFSVIGDYPSATYTLPGDTAAADSTAADILSGLEAWSKAGALITGTMPTQTLSAATTSVSAGYYSATTLDAVDIDLIAGNILSGKTIFGIAGTVTAGYPYGDTIQSTVLTTAAGAGTYNAANLTVGTVKKDTLFGVGLTGDYPSATYALPGDTGAGDAVVGNILSGLEAWTKAGALLTGTMTNVGQQTITPSTTNLTITQGYHNGTGYAEGDADLTAGNIKSGISIFGVAGTFKRLLPDTGQTGCWNTTGGSITCGDAPAGQDAEYTAANSGTLDPSFTDNGDETITDNNTNLMWQKCSKGLSGSTCTTGTIETNYWAAAPSYCEGLNFAGQTDWRLPNIKELQSIVNYQNVSPAINTTYFPATQSSYYWSGSTFVGNPAGAWVVFFGTGGVDGYDKDTFLLYVRCVRG, from the coding sequence ATGAACAGATTCAGGACAATTTTCCTAAGTTTTGTCACCATCATCATTTCTGTAGCCATTGTCTTCGTTATCGTCAAAGCCGGCAATCTTGAACCCTCGGCTTCGCCGGCAGCCACTATGTATACCCTTTCAAATATCTATACCCGTTTAACTACCAACGCTACTTCCACTGAAGGCGATCATTCATTTTCTCCTTCAGTCTCACCAGCTTCCTCAATGTATACTCTCACCCAGATTTACGAAGCTATCCCCACCATTGATGCTGCTAAAGTGCTTTCTGGCACTTCTTATTTGGGAGTAGCTGGCACAATGACTAATGTAGGACAACAGATTATTACTCCCACTACAACCAATCAGACCATTACCTTAGGTTATCACGATGGGACAGGATATGCTGAAGGAGATGCTGATTTGACTGTGGGCAAGATAAAAAGCGGGGTAGATCTTTTCAGCGTGATTGGCGATTATCCTTCGGCCACTTATACTCTGCCCGGGGATACCGCGGCTGCTGACAGTACTGCCGCAGATATTTTAAGCGGTTTGGAAGCTTGGAGCAAGGCAGGCGCGCTTATCACCGGCACAATGCCGACTCAAACTTTATCAGCCGCCACTACCTCTGTAAGCGCCGGCTATTACAGCGCGACAACATTGGACGCGGTGGATATTGATTTGATAGCAGGCAATATTTTGAGCGGGAAAACCATTTTTGGAATCGCCGGAACCGTTACAGCCGGTTATCCTTACGGCGATACAATCCAGAGCACGGTTTTAACTACGGCTGCCGGAGCCGGAACTTACAACGCGGCCAATCTTACTGTTGGCACGGTAAAAAAAGACACTCTTTTTGGCGTAGGACTAACCGGCGATTATCCTTCGGCCACTTATGCTCTACCCGGGGATACTGGGGCTGGTGACGCTGTGGTTGGCAACATCCTCTCAGGACTTGAGGCCTGGACAAAAGCCGGCGCTCTTTTAACCGGCACAATGACTAATGTCGGTCAGCAGACTATTACTCCCTCGACTACTAACCTGACCATTACCCAAGGTTATCACAATGGCACTGGTTATGCTGAAGGAGATGCTGATCTGACTGCAGGCAACATTAAAAGCGGAATTTCCATATTTGGGGTGGCCGGAACCTTTAAAAGGCTTCTTCCCGATACTGGTCAAACCGGCTGTTGGAACACAACGGGAGGCTCAATAACCTGCGGTGATGCTCCAGCGGGGCAGGATGCTGAATACACTGCTGCAAACTCCGGGACCCTCGATCCGTCATTTACTGACAACGGAGACGAGACCATCACCGATAACAACACTAATTTAATGTGGCAGAAATGTTCAAAAGGCCTTTCCGGCTCAACTTGCACCACCGGTACGATTGAAACTAATTATTGGGCAGCTGCTCCTTCGTACTGCGAAGGACTTAATTTTGCCGGCCAGACTGACTGGAGATTGCCCAATATAAAAGAACTGCAAAGCATTGTTAATTACCAAAATGTTAGCCCAGCTATTAACACCACTTATTTCCCCGCTACTCAGTCTAGCTACTATTGGTCGGGTTCTACCTTCGTCGGTAACCCTGCCGGCGCCTGGGTCGTGTTCTTCGGCACCGGCGGCGTGGACGGCTACGATAAGGATACTTTTCTTTTGTATGTCCGTTGCGTCCGCGGGTAG